Genomic window (Bacteroidales bacterium):
CTTGGATATTTTGTCAATCCTCTGGTAAGTGTGTTTTTGGGTTTACTGTTTTTAAAAGAAAAACTCAATCCACTAAAAACAGTCGCGATTCTTTTTGCCGCCACAGGTATGTTTTATCTTGCCTATAAATATGGTGAATTTCCATGGATTTCTGTAGGTTTGGCTCTTTCCTTTGGCTTTTACGGATTGGCCAAAAAATCTTTCGGTCTGAATCCCCTGAACAGTATTATGACGGAAACCATGTTTTTGTCTTTTTTGGCTGTTGCTTACATTGTATATAAAGGCATCCGGGACACAGGACATTTTGCGGTATTTGAACCGACAACTGATCTTTTTTTTATTTTGGGCGGATTTGTCACCGTGTTGCCGCTGTATCTTTTTGCCAACGGTGCTTCAAAGATCCCTCTGGCTAGTGTGGGATTCTTACAGTATTTTGCGCCCACGCTTATGTTGATCATTGGTGTATTTAAATATGGTGAAGCCCTTACACAAACCTATCTGATCAGCTTTCTCTTCATCTGGACTGGCCTGGCTATCTATACGGTGAATCTGGTAAAATCAGGCTATCGGGGCTATAAAAGAAAATAAAAAATTCTGCCTCCATTCTATTATCTGTAATATAAACTATGGTTAAAAATTCTTTGCTTTAGCGGGACAGACCGGCTCTTTACTCTCGTTTCGGCCCGAATGAACCAAAAGAAAGAATAAAACCGAATGATAAAGAATGACCATGAACTCTCAATAACCATCAATGACAATCAATGACGATCAATGACGATCAATGACGATCAATGACGATCAATGACGATCAATGACAATCAATGACAATCAATGAACACTGAATGACTATTTTATTTTTCTCCTGGCTGTTGCTTTAATGACTAAAATGGATAACATATACTTGTCGCAAGCCACTG
Coding sequences:
- the rarD gene encoding EamA family transporter RarD gives rise to the protein MVDKNRDYILGHLSALSAYVIWGVLPIYWKQLDHVPAPEILAHRIFWGFVFLLLFNVLSNRKAYFNLLRDKKKRRTIYLTSGLIAVNWLIFIFAVTSGHIVDASLGYFVNPLVSVFLGLLFLKEKLNPLKTVAILFAATGMFYLAYKYGEFPWISVGLALSFGFYGLAKKSFGLNPLNSIMTETMFLSFLAVAYIVYKGIRDTGHFAVFEPTTDLFFILGGFVTVLPLYLFANGASKIPLASVGFLQYFAPTLMLIIGVFKYGEALTQTYLISFLFIWTGLAIYTVNLVKSGYRGYKRK